A genome region from Trichosurus vulpecula isolate mTriVul1 chromosome 5, mTriVul1.pri, whole genome shotgun sequence includes the following:
- the L2HGDH gene encoding L-2-hydroxyglutarate dehydrogenase, mitochondrial — translation MVLPLKVVMLAPRSAVLARLVRGLGPLAQTRGLAGSEPQPGGSRDTSDVVVVGAGILGLAAARALLLRRPRLRVLVLEKEAGVARHQTGHNSGVIHSGIYYTPGSLKARLCVRGASLLYAYCDQRGLAYRRCGKLVVAVRPTELPRLRALHERGLQNQVPGLRLLQPPDIRAREPHCQGLLALECPSTGIVDYSRVAAAFAEDLREAGGSLLTGFEVTGMRLASDRPGAPVVLRSASGSHVHSRFVVTCAGLHSDRVSRMSGCSTEPAIVPFRGDYLQLRPDRTHLVRGNIYPVPNPDFPFLGVHFTPRMDGSVWLGPNAVLAFKREGYGPLDFSALDTWEALCNSGLLRLALRNVAFGLGEMYRAFYLPATITQLRMFIPEITIQDVIRGPSGVRAQALDSYGNLVEDFVFDGGVGALGARVLHVRNAPSPAATASLAIAEVIADEMEQRFKL, via the coding sequence ATGGTGCTACCTCTCAAGGTCGTCATGTTGGCTCCGAGGAGCGCCGTGCTGGCTAGGCTTGTCCGGGGCTTGGGCCCTCTAGCTCAGACCCGGGGCCTAGCCGGCTCAGAGCCGCAGCCCGGTGGCAGCCGGGACACTTCCGacgtggtggtggtgggggcggGGATACTGGGCCTTGCCGCAGCCCGGGCCCTGCTGCTCCGGCGGCCGCGCCTCCGCGTGCTAGTCCTGGAGAAGGAGGCCGGTGTGGCGCGGCACCAGACGGGCCACAACAGCGGCGTCATCCACAGCGGCATCTACTACACGCCAGGCTCGCTCAAGGCCCGGCTGTGCGTGCGCGGTGCCAGCCTTCTCTATGCCTACTGCGACCAGCGGGGCCTAGCCTACCGGCGCTGCGGCAAGCTCGTGGTGGCTGTGCGGCCCACGGAGCTGCCCCGCCTGCGGGCGCTCCACGAGCGAGGCCTGCAGAACCAGGTGCCTGGCCTGCGCCTGCTGCAGCCGCCCGACATCCGCGCCCGCGAGCCCCACTGCCAGGGCCTGCTGGCCCTTGAGTGCCCCTCCACGGGCATCGTGGACTACTCGCGCGTGGCCGCCGCCTTCGCTGAGGACTTACGCGAGGCCGGGGGCTCCCTCCTTACCGGCTTTGAAGTGACAGGCATGCGGCTGGCCTCTGACCGGCCCGGGGCCCCCGTGGTGCTGCGCAGCGCCAGCGGCTCCCACGTGCACTCGAGGTTTGTGGTCACGTGCGCGGGGCTGCACTCGGACCGCGTGTCCCGGATGAGCGGCTGCAGCACCGAGCCTGCCATTGTGCCCTTCCGCGGGGACTACCTACAGCTCCGACCCGACAGGACCCACCTAGTGCGGGGCAATATTTACCCCGTCCCCAACCCCGACTTTCCCTTCCTAGGTGTCCACTTCACGCCCAGGATGGACGGCAGCGTCTGGCTCGGACCCAACGCCGTCCTAGCCTTCAAGCGCGAGGGCTACGGCCCGCTGGACTTCTCGGCGTTGGACACGTGGGAGGCCCTTTGCAACAGCGGCCTGCTCCGCCTGGCCCTCCGCAATGTGGCCTTCGGCCTCGGGGAGATGTACCGAGCTTTCTACCTCCCTGCCACCATCACGCAGCTGAGGATGTTCATCCCCGAGATCACCATCCAGGACGTGATCAGAGGCCCCTCGGGAGTTCGAGCCCAGGCCCTGGACAGCTACGGAAACCTTGTGGAGGACTTTGTGTTCGACGGGGGCGTGGGGGCTCTAGGGGCCCGCGTCCTCCACGTGAGAAACGCCCCTTCCCCAGCCGCCACCGCCTCGCTGGCCATCGCGGAGGTGATCGCAGATGAAATGGAACAGAGATTCAAATTATAA